In one window of Mytilus galloprovincialis chromosome 6, xbMytGall1.hap1.1, whole genome shotgun sequence DNA:
- the LOC143078543 gene encoding uncharacterized protein LOC143078543, producing the protein MADLFDMLLTKVIANTWENRDSVLYTVEKAIDDIKEWKKHLVRARNQEEARRNLTDKMNENEALITFDWAMKFLPRKCREGQVDWYAKRGINWHISVSLMKKGVKFDSITHVHIFENPTSQDANVTSQIMVDVVTDLVKVLPTLNKFHLFFDNAGCYKSSTTLTQLHSGLGNLLDTYNFSEAQNGKVIDSKCC; encoded by the exons ATGGCAGATCTGTTTGATATGTTGCTAACAAAAGTTATTGCCAACACATGGGAGAATAGAGATTCAGTGCTTTATACA GTTGAAAAAGCTATAGATGACATCAAGGAGTGGAAAAAACACCTTGTTAGGGCACGTAATCAAGAGGAAGCAAGGCGTAACTTAACTGATAAGATGAATGAAAATGAGGCCTTAATAACATTTGACTGGGCAATGAAGTTCTTGCCAAGAAAATGTCGAGAAGGTCAGGTGGATTGGTATGCAAAGCGTGGAATTAACTGGCATATCAGTGTGTCACTTATGAAGAAAGGTGTTAAATTTGATAGTATCACACACGTTCATATCTTTGAAAATCCAACTTCCCAAGATGCAAATGTAACTTCTCAAATAATGGTAGATGTAGTAACTGATTTGGTAAAAGTGCTTCCAACTTTAAACAAGTTCCATCTATTTTTTGACAATGCTGGATGTTACAAATCTTCAACAACCTTGACTCAGCTTCACAGTGGATTGGGGAATTTATTGGACACATATAATTTCTCAGAAGCTCAAAATGGGAAAG TCATTGATAGTAAATGTTGctaa
- the LOC143079209 gene encoding uncharacterized protein LOC143079209: MHACNSDHHHGSIPESQVIFSAIPYVCGEVEVISTEKFVTTEYLPGQRYVSKLDHPTRKPTKEHDYSYHRDDKVLVDSSTQTEVTANDIRLLEQENDRLKHTLEDKESLSREIFVKHVTKDDKHVKFYTGVQNFAILMGIFQLLITKCSKLKYWSGKGSVNDKNYQTGNKLKPGPQRKLTDFQEFILTLVRLRLGLIDYHLADIFGISKTRVSQIFTTWITFMSGLFGKLIKWPSKQQVRKHMPHSFKMLYPKTRCIIDCTEFFFQHPRSPTAQASTYSTYKSKNTGKCLLGISPAGTFTFVSDVYGGNVSDRFITEKSGFMDYIEEGDDIMADRGFTIRDLLTEKKATLNMPPFTRKCVWGKKKRLNVNEIKQTRSIAKLRIHVERAIQRLKLFKLIGNTIAWSLKPLTNQMVKVSAFLCNLMPKLVRR; the protein is encoded by the exons ATGCATGCATGTAACTCTGATCATCATCATGGATCCATCCCTGAGAGCCAAGTTATCTTTTCGGCTATACCTTATGTTTGTGGAGAAGTTGAGGTCATTAGCACAGAAAAGTTTGTTACAACTGAATATTTGCCAG gTCAAAGATATGTATCAAAACTAGACCATCCCACACGTAAGCCAACTAAAGAGCATGACTATAGTTATCACAGAGATGATAAAGTGCTTGTAGATTCGTCTACTCAAACAGAAGTTACAGCTAATGATATCAGGCTACTGGAACAGGAAAATGACAGACTCAAGCATACCCTGGAAGATAAAGAGAGCTTGTCCAGAGAaatttttgttaaacatgttaccaAAGATGACAAACATGTGAAGTTTTACACCGGTGTTCAAAATTTCGCTATTTTAATGGGTATTTTCCAGCTTCTTATAACCAAATGTTCCAAATTAAAGTATTGGTCTGGCAAGGGAAGTGTTAATGACAAAAACTACCAAACTGGAAATAAATTAAAGCCTGGACCACAAAGGAAATTGACAGATTTTCAGGAATTTATACTTACGTTAGTACGTCTTCGTCTTGGTCTAATAGATTATCACTTAGCTGATATTTTTGGAATCTCAAAGACCCGTGTTTCACAGATATTTACAACATGGATAACATTTATGTCAGGTTTATTTGGAAAACTAATAAAATGGCCATCGAAGCAACAAGTAAGAAAACATATGCCACATTCATTCAAAATGTTATACCCGAAAACAAGATGTATAATTGACtgtacagaatttttttttcaacatccAAGATCTCCTACAGCACAGGCCTCAACATACAGCACTTATAAATCAAAAAATACTGGGAAATGTCTTTTAGGGATCTCACCTGCTGGAACCTTCACTTTTGTTTCAGATGTTTATGGCGGCAATGTATCCGATCGTTTTATTACTGAAAAGTCTGGTTTTATGGATTATATTGAAGAGGGAGATGACATTATGGCAGATAGAGGCTTCACAATAAGAGAtttattaacagaaaaaaaagcaACATTAAATATGCCACCATTTACCCGCAAGTGTGTGTGGGGAAAAAAGAAAAGACTTAAtgtgaatgaaattaaacaaactCGCTCTATAGCTAAGTTGAGAATTCATGTTGAAAGAGCCATTCAAAGACTAAAGCTATTTAAACTTATAGGAAATACTATAGCATGGTCTCTGAAACCATTGACTAATCAAATGGTCAAAGTTTCAGCATTTTTATGCAATTTAATGCCAAAATTAGTTAGGCGGTAA